The following are from one region of the Noviherbaspirillum sedimenti genome:
- the acnA gene encoding aconitate hydratase AcnA, which yields MSRNTLNTLKEFPISGSKKGQFYSLPALGKKLGVDISRLPVSIRIVLESVLRNCDGKKVTEEHVRQLAGWAPTAERTDEIPFVVSRVVLQDFTGVPLLADLAAMRGVASKNGKNPKNIEPLVPVDLVVDHSVQIDHFREKKALDLNMKLEFSRNNERYQFMKWGMQAFDTFGVVPPGFGIVHQVNLEYLARGVHKKEKVYYPDTLVGTDSHTTMINGIGVVGWGVGGIEAEAGMLGQPVYFLTPDVVGVNLTGILREGVTATDLVLTITEMLRKEKVVGKFVEFFGEGTETLSLTDRATIANMAPEYGATMGFFPVDEATIDYFKGTGRSKAEIDAFEAYFKAQKLFGIPKSGEIDYTHVVALDLGSVAPSLAGPKRPQDRIEIGNVKSTFADLFAKPTSENGFNKKAEDLDAQYETSNGVKVKNGDVLIAAITSCTNTSNPSVLLAAGLLAKKAVEAGLKVSPHIKTSLAPGSRVVTEYLAAAGLLPYLEKLGFGVTAYGCTTCIGNAGDLTAEMNEAIVKNDIVASAVLSGNRNFEARIHPNIRSNFLASPPLVVAYAIAGNMTRDLMTEPVGRVKGKDIFLGDIWPTSHEIAKLMKHAMNAKTFKENYAQVKTKPGKLWEGIKGVAKGEVYNWPTSTYIAEPPFFDDFTMEPKAAATGIQGARALGVFGDSITTDHISPAGSIKDTSPAGKWLLANGVLKADFNSYGSRRGNHEVMMRGTFANVRIKNLMIPAKADGSRVEGGITIHQPTGREMSIYDAAMEYVNDGVPTMVFGGEEYGTGSSRDWAAKGTQLLGVKAVIARSFERIHRSNLVGMGVLPLQFLGDDSVQSLGITGNETFDLKGIESDIKPQQQVTLVINRADGKKQDVKVLLRIDTPIEVDYYKHGGILPFVLRQLLAA from the coding sequence ATGTCCCGCAACACTCTGAACACGCTCAAGGAATTCCCGATTTCGGGTTCCAAGAAAGGTCAGTTCTATTCGCTCCCCGCGCTGGGTAAAAAACTCGGCGTGGATATTTCGCGTCTGCCGGTATCGATCCGTATCGTGCTGGAATCGGTGCTGCGCAACTGCGACGGCAAAAAAGTGACCGAAGAGCATGTTCGGCAGCTCGCAGGCTGGGCCCCGACCGCCGAGCGCACCGATGAAATCCCGTTCGTGGTTTCCCGCGTAGTACTGCAGGATTTCACCGGCGTGCCGCTGCTGGCCGATCTGGCCGCCATGCGTGGCGTCGCCTCCAAGAATGGCAAGAATCCGAAGAACATCGAGCCGCTGGTGCCGGTGGACCTGGTGGTTGACCACTCCGTGCAGATCGACCACTTCCGCGAAAAGAAAGCCCTCGACCTGAACATGAAACTGGAATTCTCGCGCAACAACGAGCGCTACCAGTTCATGAAGTGGGGCATGCAGGCATTCGACACCTTCGGCGTCGTGCCCCCGGGCTTCGGCATCGTCCACCAGGTCAACCTGGAATACCTGGCACGCGGCGTGCACAAGAAAGAAAAAGTCTACTACCCTGACACCCTGGTCGGTACCGACTCCCACACCACCATGATCAACGGTATCGGCGTGGTCGGCTGGGGCGTGGGCGGCATCGAAGCCGAAGCCGGCATGCTGGGCCAGCCGGTGTACTTCCTGACCCCGGACGTGGTCGGCGTGAACCTGACCGGCATCCTGCGTGAAGGCGTCACCGCTACCGATCTGGTGCTGACCATTACCGAAATGCTGCGTAAAGAGAAAGTCGTCGGCAAGTTCGTCGAATTCTTCGGCGAAGGCACCGAAACGCTGTCGCTGACCGACCGCGCCACCATCGCCAACATGGCGCCGGAATACGGCGCCACCATGGGCTTCTTCCCGGTTGACGAAGCGACCATCGACTACTTCAAGGGCACCGGCCGCAGCAAGGCTGAAATCGACGCTTTCGAAGCCTACTTCAAGGCACAAAAGCTGTTCGGCATTCCGAAATCCGGCGAAATCGATTACACCCACGTGGTCGCGCTCGACCTGGGTTCGGTTGCCCCTTCGCTGGCCGGTCCGAAGCGTCCGCAAGACCGTATCGAAATCGGCAACGTCAAATCGACCTTTGCCGACCTGTTCGCCAAGCCGACTTCGGAAAACGGTTTCAACAAGAAGGCAGAAGATCTCGATGCGCAGTACGAGACATCCAACGGCGTCAAGGTCAAGAATGGCGATGTGCTGATCGCCGCCATCACTTCCTGCACCAACACCTCCAACCCGAGCGTGCTGCTGGCAGCGGGCCTGCTGGCCAAGAAAGCGGTCGAAGCAGGCTTGAAGGTTTCGCCGCACATCAAGACTTCGCTGGCCCCTGGCTCGCGCGTGGTGACGGAATATCTGGCCGCCGCAGGCCTGTTGCCGTACCTGGAAAAACTGGGCTTCGGCGTCACTGCCTATGGCTGCACCACCTGTATCGGCAACGCCGGCGACCTGACTGCGGAAATGAACGAAGCGATCGTCAAGAACGACATCGTGGCTTCCGCCGTTTTGTCGGGCAACCGTAACTTTGAAGCGCGGATCCATCCGAACATCCGCTCCAACTTCCTGGCTTCGCCACCGCTGGTGGTTGCCTATGCAATCGCCGGCAACATGACCCGCGATCTGATGACCGAACCGGTTGGCCGCGTCAAGGGCAAGGACATCTTCCTGGGCGACATCTGGCCGACTTCGCATGAAATCGCCAAGCTGATGAAGCACGCGATGAATGCCAAGACCTTCAAGGAAAACTACGCCCAGGTCAAGACCAAGCCGGGCAAGCTGTGGGAAGGCATCAAGGGCGTCGCCAAGGGCGAAGTCTACAACTGGCCGACTTCGACCTACATCGCCGAGCCGCCGTTCTTCGACGACTTCACGATGGAACCGAAAGCCGCCGCCACCGGTATCCAGGGCGCGCGCGCACTGGGCGTGTTCGGCGACTCGATCACCACCGACCATATCTCCCCGGCCGGCTCGATCAAGGACACCAGCCCGGCAGGCAAATGGCTGCTGGCCAATGGCGTGCTGAAGGCCGACTTCAATTCCTACGGCTCGCGCCGGGGTAACCATGAAGTCATGATGCGCGGCACTTTCGCCAACGTCCGGATCAAGAACCTGATGATCCCGGCCAAGGCCGACGGTTCGCGCGTCGAAGGCGGCATCACGATTCACCAGCCAACTGGCCGCGAAATGTCGATCTACGACGCCGCCATGGAATATGTCAACGACGGCGTACCGACCATGGTCTTCGGTGGCGAAGAGTACGGCACCGGTTCCTCGCGCGACTGGGCTGCCAAGGGCACCCAGTTGCTGGGCGTGAAAGCCGTGATCGCCCGTTCGTTCGAGCGTATCCACCGTTCCAACCTGGTTGGCATGGGCGTGTTGCCGCTGCAATTCCTCGGCGACGACAGCGTGCAATCGCTGGGCATCACCGGCAATGAGACTTTCGACCTGAAAGGCATCGAGTCCGACATCAAGCCGCAGCAGCAAGTCACGCTGGTGATCAACCGTGCCGATGGCAAGAAGCAGGACGTCAAGGTCCTGCTGCGCATCGACACGCCGATCGAAGTGGACTACTACAAGCACGGCGGCATTCTTCCGTTCGTTCTGCGTCAGCTGCTGGCTGCCTAA
- the sdhC gene encoding succinate dehydrogenase, cytochrome b556 subunit yields MSEPEKNNRRQFGPMTFAQALSYRLPLAAKVSILHRGSGALMFLLLPFVLYLLDQSLTSEISFDYLKGFASHWFIKLLILALSWAYLHHFCAGIRHLLMDFHVGVNKEAGRKSAATVLAVSLPLTLLVALKLFGVF; encoded by the coding sequence ATGTCTGAACCAGAAAAAAACAACCGGCGGCAATTTGGTCCGATGACCTTTGCCCAGGCGCTGAGCTATCGATTGCCGCTGGCCGCCAAGGTGTCGATCCTGCATCGCGGCAGCGGCGCATTGATGTTCCTGCTGCTGCCCTTCGTGCTGTATCTGCTCGATCAAAGCCTGACGTCGGAGATTTCCTTCGACTATCTGAAGGGCTTTGCATCGCACTGGTTCATCAAGCTGCTGATCCTGGCTTTGTCGTGGGCTTATCTGCACCACTTCTGCGCCGGTATCCGCCACCTGCTCATGGATTTCCACGTCGGCGTCAACAAGGAAGCCGGTCGTAAGTCTGCCGCTACCGTGCTGGCGGTCAGCCTGCCGTTGACCCTGCTGGTTGCATTGAAACTGTTTGGAGTTTTCTAG
- a CDS encoding GntR family transcriptional regulator: MSSVLSNLSNGGAPGAGAGPSVSSPSPTFSPLYQQIKALITQSLQSGEWKPGELIPSEVELAARFKVSQGTVRKAIDELAAENLVVRRQGKGTFVATHHEVRAQFRFLRLMPDVGEPHSAENRVIEVKRLRAPAEVARLLEVKSGDPMIFIKRVQSFDGVPTILEELWLPGVLFKGLTAERLIEYKGPMYGLFETEFGTRMIRATEQLRAICADEHAAQLLEVAPGTPLLSVERVSFTYGDKPVEVRRCLYLTETHHYQNELS; encoded by the coding sequence ATGAGTTCTGTCCTCTCCAATTTGAGCAATGGCGGTGCGCCTGGCGCAGGGGCAGGGCCATCCGTTTCCAGTCCTTCTCCCACCTTCAGTCCGCTCTATCAGCAAATCAAGGCGCTGATCACGCAGAGCCTGCAATCCGGCGAATGGAAGCCGGGTGAGCTGATCCCCAGTGAGGTTGAGCTGGCTGCCCGTTTCAAGGTGAGCCAGGGCACGGTGCGCAAGGCGATCGACGAACTGGCTGCCGAAAACCTGGTGGTGCGCCGGCAGGGCAAGGGCACGTTCGTGGCGACCCATCATGAGGTGCGCGCGCAGTTCCGTTTTCTGCGTCTGATGCCGGATGTGGGTGAGCCGCACAGCGCGGAAAACCGCGTCATCGAAGTTAAGCGCCTGCGTGCGCCGGCCGAGGTGGCGCGCCTGCTGGAAGTGAAGTCCGGCGACCCCATGATATTCATCAAGCGCGTGCAGTCGTTCGATGGCGTGCCCACCATCCTCGAAGAGTTGTGGCTGCCCGGCGTGCTGTTCAAGGGACTGACTGCGGAGCGTTTGATCGAATACAAGGGGCCGATGTATGGCTTGTTCGAGACGGAATTCGGCACGCGCATGATTCGCGCCACCGAGCAATTGCGCGCGATTTGCGCTGATGAGCATGCCGCGCAACTGCTGGAAGTTGCCCCGGGCACTCCTTTGTTGAGTGTCGAACGCGTGTCCTTTACCTATGGCGACAAGCCGGTGGAAGTGCGGCGTTGCCTGTATCTGACGGAAACGCACCATTATCAGAACGAATTGAGCTAG
- a CDS encoding HpcH/HpaI aldolase/citrate lyase family protein yields MHPSEVLFQDKTKPVTLPVCDHYAGSEKLMRKSLALQQEIGPLFDITFDCEDGAAAGNETAHAQLVGALIASDDNRFGRIGARVHDVNNNFFEQDVSLICATAAARLAYLMLPKAENLKDVKRALAVIDKIARAHGRSKLPVHVLIETHGALADVHAIAALPQVESLSFGIMDFVSAHYGAIPGNAMRSPGQFTHPLVLRAKLEIAAACHAHGKVPSHNVTTEIKDSAVVAGDATRAVGECGYTRMWSIHPDQIKPIIKAMTPRSSEVHEAAQILTEAQNAQWGPIQHHGRLHDRASYRYYWTILQRAKLGGMPLPEAAAALL; encoded by the coding sequence ATGCATCCTTCCGAAGTCTTATTCCAGGACAAGACCAAGCCGGTGACCCTGCCGGTCTGTGACCACTACGCCGGCTCTGAAAAGCTGATGCGAAAATCGCTTGCCCTGCAACAAGAAATTGGCCCCCTGTTCGACATCACCTTCGATTGCGAGGACGGCGCCGCCGCCGGCAATGAAACAGCCCATGCGCAACTGGTCGGCGCGCTGATCGCCTCGGATGACAACCGCTTCGGCCGCATCGGCGCCCGCGTACACGACGTCAATAACAATTTTTTCGAGCAGGACGTCAGCCTCATCTGCGCCACCGCTGCCGCGCGCCTGGCCTACCTGATGCTGCCCAAGGCGGAAAACCTCAAGGACGTCAAGCGCGCCCTCGCCGTCATCGACAAGATCGCCCGTGCGCACGGGCGCAGCAAGCTGCCGGTGCATGTACTGATCGAGACGCACGGCGCGCTGGCTGACGTCCACGCCATTGCCGCCTTGCCGCAGGTCGAGTCGCTGTCCTTCGGCATCATGGATTTCGTCTCGGCCCATTATGGCGCGATCCCCGGCAACGCCATGCGCAGCCCCGGTCAGTTCACCCATCCGCTGGTGCTGCGCGCCAAACTCGAGATCGCCGCTGCCTGCCACGCGCACGGCAAGGTACCCTCGCACAATGTCACCACTGAAATCAAGGACAGCGCCGTAGTCGCCGGCGATGCTACCCGCGCCGTCGGCGAATGTGGCTACACCCGCATGTGGAGCATCCATCCGGACCAGATCAAGCCGATCATCAAGGCAATGACGCCGCGCAGTTCGGAAGTGCACGAAGCGGCGCAAATCCTGACTGAAGCACAAAATGCGCAATGGGGTCCGATCCAGCACCACGGCAGGCTGCACGACCGCGCCAGCTACCGGTATTACTGGACCATCCTGCAGCGCGCAAAACTCGGCGGCATGCCCTTGCCCGAAGCGGCAGCCGCATTACTATAA
- a CDS encoding malate dehydrogenase — translation MAKAPMRVAVTGAAGQIGYSLLFRIANGDMLGKDQPVILQLLEIPDEKAQKALKGVMMEIDDCAFPLLAGMTAHSDPLTAFKDIDVALLVGARPRGPGMERKDLLEANAQIFTVQGKALDAVASRNVKVLVVGNPANTNAYIAMKSAPNLPAKNFTAMLRLDHNRALSQVAAKIGKPVSAIEKLCVWGNHSPTMYADYRFATADGQSVKDLINDQVWNKDVFLPTVGKRGAAIIEARGLSSAASAANAAIDHVRDWVLGTNGKWTTMGIPSDGSYGIPEGTIFGFPVTTENGEYKIVQGLEIDAFSQERINLTLNELSEEREGVKHLVG, via the coding sequence ATGGCTAAAGCCCCCATGCGTGTCGCCGTGACCGGCGCCGCCGGCCAAATCGGTTATTCCCTGCTGTTCCGCATCGCCAACGGCGACATGCTCGGCAAAGACCAGCCGGTCATCCTGCAATTGCTCGAAATCCCTGACGAAAAAGCGCAAAAGGCGCTCAAGGGCGTGATGATGGAAATCGACGATTGCGCATTCCCTTTGTTGGCTGGCATGACCGCGCACAGCGATCCGCTGACCGCATTCAAGGATATCGACGTCGCCCTGCTGGTTGGCGCCCGTCCGCGTGGCCCTGGCATGGAACGCAAGGACTTGCTGGAAGCCAACGCGCAGATCTTCACCGTGCAAGGCAAGGCGCTCGACGCTGTCGCTTCGCGCAATGTGAAAGTCCTGGTGGTCGGCAACCCGGCCAACACCAACGCCTATATCGCCATGAAGTCGGCGCCCAACCTGCCGGCCAAGAACTTCACCGCGATGCTGCGTCTGGACCACAACCGCGCACTGTCGCAAGTCGCCGCCAAGATCGGCAAGCCGGTTTCCGCCATCGAAAAGCTGTGCGTGTGGGGCAACCACTCGCCGACCATGTACGCCGACTACCGTTTCGCCACGGCTGATGGCCAATCGGTCAAGGACCTGATCAACGACCAGGTCTGGAACAAGGACGTGTTCCTGCCGACCGTCGGCAAGCGCGGCGCCGCCATCATTGAAGCGCGCGGCCTGTCGTCGGCTGCCTCGGCTGCCAACGCTGCCATCGATCACGTGCGCGACTGGGTGCTGGGCACCAACGGCAAGTGGACCACCATGGGCATCCCGTCGGACGGCTCCTACGGCATCCCCGAAGGCACCATCTTCGGCTTCCCGGTCACCACTGAAAACGGTGAATACAAGATTGTCCAGGGCCTGGAAATCGATGCATTCTCGCAAGAGCGCATCAACCTCACCCTGAACGAATTGTCGGAAGAGCGCGAAGGCGTCAAGCATCTGGTAGGCTAA
- a CDS encoding DUF2863 family protein: MRRSLKGPSARLSADSQRLIGLCKALIQASSRVEERAWERDLDALLHKALRLGHQADIDAALEQLFKTRSEAYEVLMDGVEAGSESCIVEHEGKQYQALLIAAPILAWTRFSIASGPFAQDLLLTLSAQLQAHVLAADTQLAMAPMLYSIDQLPKNHADTYALIQRMAQAALTRTPLRTPASVPETVPFLADTRYLLATVVAPLGAPLFRWQEAVNPAERATALAQWQAQGQPSVERLLPGCGIELLLPDAYFMACRTADKAIRPASVKAAVHYLTHTLNIGPEDLSAVIGGFADPAGDGRIDEYRVSYVLRPGMEVVYGLVWPLYGEEEALEEIPGVADPDAPQTPAQEITALLRESGVVHIKHHEEIFPMEFCDDCGAPLYCDLESELVHAEMPEEAAQTPSHLH, encoded by the coding sequence ATGCGCCGCTCGTTAAAGGGACCTTCCGCCCGCCTCTCCGCCGATAGCCAACGCCTGATCGGGCTGTGCAAGGCGCTGATCCAGGCGTCCAGCCGGGTCGAGGAGCGCGCCTGGGAGCGCGACCTGGATGCGCTGCTGCACAAGGCACTGCGCCTGGGTCACCAGGCCGATATCGATGCCGCGCTCGAACAATTGTTCAAGACCCGCTCGGAAGCTTATGAAGTATTGATGGACGGTGTCGAAGCCGGCAGCGAATCCTGCATCGTCGAGCACGAAGGCAAGCAATACCAGGCGCTGCTGATCGCCGCGCCCATCCTCGCCTGGACCCGTTTCTCGATCGCCTCCGGGCCATTTGCCCAGGATTTGCTGCTGACCCTGTCGGCACAACTGCAGGCCCACGTGCTGGCCGCAGACACGCAGCTGGCGATGGCGCCGATGCTGTATTCGATTGACCAGCTGCCCAAGAACCACGCCGACACCTACGCCCTGATCCAGCGCATGGCGCAGGCCGCGCTCACCAGGACGCCGCTGCGCACCCCGGCCAGCGTGCCGGAAACCGTGCCTTTCCTGGCCGATACCCGCTATCTGCTGGCCACCGTGGTGGCGCCGCTCGGTGCGCCGCTGTTCCGCTGGCAGGAAGCGGTCAATCCGGCCGAACGTGCCACCGCGTTGGCGCAATGGCAGGCCCAGGGCCAGCCAAGCGTGGAACGGCTGCTGCCGGGCTGCGGCATCGAGCTACTGTTGCCGGACGCCTATTTCATGGCCTGCCGTACCGCCGACAAGGCGATCCGCCCGGCCTCGGTGAAGGCCGCGGTGCATTACCTGACCCATACCCTGAATATTGGACCGGAAGACTTGAGCGCGGTGATCGGCGGCTTTGCCGACCCGGCCGGCGACGGTCGCATCGACGAATACCGTGTCAGCTATGTGCTGCGCCCGGGCATGGAAGTCGTGTACGGCCTGGTGTGGCCGCTGTACGGCGAAGAAGAAGCGCTGGAAGAGATACCCGGCGTGGCCGATCCCGATGCACCGCAGACGCCGGCCCAGGAAATCACCGCGCTGCTGCGCGAGTCCGGCGTGGTGCATATCAAGCACCATGAGGAAATCTTCCCGATGGAATTCTGCGACGATTGCGGCGCACCGCTGTATTGCGACCTGGAAAGCGAACTGGTGCACGCCGAGATGCCGGAAGAAGCGGCGCAGACACCTTCGCATCTGCACTGA
- the sdhA gene encoding succinate dehydrogenase flavoprotein subunit — protein MAATKSTIPTRRFDAVIIGAGGSGMRASLQLAEAGLNVAVLSKVFPTRSHTVAAQGGIGASLGNMAEDSWFWHMFDTVKGGDYLGDQDAIEFMCREAPKVVYELEHFGMPFDRNADGTIYQRPFGGHTANFGEKPVQRACAAADRTGHALLHTLYQRNVRAKTHFFVEWMAIDVIRDAEGDIVGVVALELETGDVMILEAKTTIFATGGAGRIFAASTNAFINTGDGIGMAARAGLPLEDMEFWQFHPTGVSGAGVLITEGVRGEGGILLNSNGERFMERYAPTLKDLAPRDFVSRSMDQEIKEGRGCGPNKDHVLLDLRHIGADTIQKRLPSILEIGHKFANVDATKEPIPVVPTIHYQMGGIPTNIYGQVVAPKNGNPNEIVNGMYAIGECSCVSVHGANRLGTNSLLDLVVFGRAAGNHIVASNLKQKSHKPLPADAADLALSRLNRLETSTGGERVQDVANDIRSTMQKYCGVFRTDDLLQAGVVEIMKLDERRKHVSFKDKSKVFNTARMEALELDNLIETAKATIVSAAARKESRGAHAHRDYEARDDANWMKHTLWYSEGNRLDYKPVVTKPLTVDTFPPKPRTF, from the coding sequence GTGGCAGCAACTAAATCCACCATTCCAACCCGCCGTTTCGACGCCGTCATCATCGGCGCCGGCGGTTCCGGCATGCGCGCTTCGCTGCAGCTGGCCGAAGCCGGCCTGAACGTCGCCGTGCTGTCGAAAGTATTCCCGACCCGCTCGCATACCGTTGCTGCACAAGGCGGCATTGGCGCATCGCTGGGCAACATGGCCGAGGACAGCTGGTTCTGGCACATGTTCGACACCGTCAAGGGCGGCGACTACCTGGGTGACCAGGACGCCATCGAATTCATGTGCCGCGAGGCACCGAAGGTCGTCTACGAGCTGGAACACTTCGGCATGCCGTTCGACCGTAACGCCGACGGCACCATTTACCAGCGTCCATTCGGCGGCCACACCGCCAACTTCGGTGAAAAGCCGGTGCAGCGCGCCTGTGCCGCCGCCGACCGCACCGGTCACGCGCTGCTGCACACGCTGTATCAGCGTAACGTGCGCGCCAAGACCCACTTCTTCGTCGAATGGATGGCAATCGACGTGATCCGCGACGCTGAAGGCGATATCGTCGGCGTAGTGGCGCTGGAGCTGGAAACCGGCGATGTCATGATTCTCGAAGCCAAGACCACGATTTTCGCCACTGGCGGCGCCGGCCGTATTTTTGCCGCCTCCACCAATGCCTTCATCAATACCGGTGACGGCATCGGCATGGCAGCGCGTGCCGGCCTGCCGCTGGAAGACATGGAATTCTGGCAGTTCCACCCGACCGGCGTGTCCGGCGCCGGCGTGCTGATTACCGAAGGCGTGCGCGGCGAGGGCGGTATCCTGCTGAACTCCAACGGCGAACGTTTCATGGAGCGTTACGCGCCAACCCTGAAAGACCTGGCGCCGCGTGACTTCGTGTCGCGCTCGATGGACCAGGAGATCAAGGAAGGCCGCGGCTGCGGTCCGAACAAGGACCACGTGCTGCTGGACCTGCGCCATATCGGCGCCGATACCATCCAGAAGCGCCTGCCGTCGATTCTGGAAATCGGCCACAAGTTCGCCAACGTCGACGCCACCAAGGAACCGATTCCTGTCGTGCCGACCATTCACTACCAGATGGGCGGTATTCCGACCAATATCTACGGTCAAGTGGTCGCGCCGAAGAATGGCAACCCGAATGAAATCGTCAACGGCATGTACGCCATCGGCGAGTGCTCTTGCGTGTCGGTGCACGGCGCCAACCGCCTGGGCACCAACTCCTTGCTCGATCTGGTGGTGTTCGGCCGCGCTGCCGGTAACCACATCGTTGCCAGCAACCTCAAGCAAAAGAGCCACAAGCCGCTGCCGGCCGACGCCGCCGACCTCGCGCTGTCGCGCCTGAACCGACTCGAAACCAGCACTGGCGGCGAGCGCGTGCAGGATGTCGCCAACGATATCCGCTCGACCATGCAGAAGTATTGCGGCGTGTTCCGTACCGACGACCTGCTGCAGGCCGGCGTGGTGGAAATCATGAAGCTCGACGAGCGCCGCAAGCACGTGTCGTTCAAGGACAAGTCGAAGGTGTTCAACACCGCGCGCATGGAAGCCCTGGAACTCGACAACCTGATCGAGACCGCCAAGGCCACCATCGTTTCGGCCGCCGCCCGCAAGGAATCGCGCGGCGCCCATGCGCACCGCGACTATGAAGCGCGTGACGACGCAAACTGGATGAAACACACCCTGTGGTATTCGGAAGGCAACCGCCTTGACTACAAACCGGTCGTCACCAAGCCGCTGACGGTGGATACCTTCCCACCGAAGCCTCGTACATTCTGA
- the sdhD gene encoding succinate dehydrogenase, hydrophobic membrane anchor protein, giving the protein MANNNIGPRRLVVGAHYGLQDWMAQRITAIVMAVYTVIILVAFLSGTRFSYEGWAGLFAHQWFKIATFVTFLSLAYHAWVGMRNIWMDYCTKSVVLRLVLQVATIAWLIGCAGWAAQIIWRA; this is encoded by the coding sequence ATGGCAAATAACAATATCGGACCAAGGCGCTTGGTCGTCGGCGCTCATTACGGCCTGCAGGACTGGATGGCGCAACGCATCACCGCGATCGTCATGGCGGTCTACACTGTCATCATCCTGGTCGCCTTCCTGAGCGGCACGCGCTTCAGCTACGAAGGCTGGGCTGGCCTGTTTGCCCACCAGTGGTTCAAGATCGCCACCTTCGTGACCTTCCTGTCGCTGGCGTATCACGCGTGGGTCGGCATGCGCAATATCTGGATGGACTATTGCACCAAGTCGGTCGTACTGCGACTCGTATTACAAGTTGCCACCATTGCGTGGCTGATTGGTTGTGCCGGTTGGGCGGCGCAGATTATCTGGAGAGCTTAA
- a CDS encoding M14 family metallopeptidase, producing the protein MPIKISQQFDAGAIEIVSAARADAIELNLRKDSHADFMQWFYFRLQGGAGQDCILRIMNAGQATYPQGWEGYQAVASYDREHWFRVPTAYDGQVLTICHVPERDSVYYAYFEPYSWERHLRLLGRIDAAPLARVEDLGSTLDGRDLNLAVIGDPAATKKVWIIARQHPGESMAQWLVEGLAEALLDAANPLARRLLQQAVFYIVPNMNPDGSVRGNLRTNAAGANLNREWMAPSMESSPEVFLVKHRMYASGCDLFLDIHGDEALPYVFVAGCEMLEDFSARQAAEQQAFIEAFRRASPDFQTRVGYEPGKYQADMLKLASKYIGHAFKCVSLTLEMPFKDNADLPDAAVGWNGARSARLGQAMLQPILRHVEGNGGT; encoded by the coding sequence ATGCCCATCAAGATCAGCCAGCAATTCGACGCCGGCGCCATTGAGATCGTCAGCGCGGCGCGCGCCGACGCCATCGAACTGAATCTGCGCAAGGACAGTCATGCCGATTTCATGCAATGGTTTTACTTTCGCCTGCAAGGCGGGGCAGGGCAGGATTGCATCCTGCGCATCATGAACGCCGGCCAGGCCACTTATCCGCAGGGTTGGGAAGGCTACCAGGCAGTGGCCAGCTACGACCGCGAGCACTGGTTCCGCGTGCCGACTGCCTACGATGGCCAGGTGCTCACCATTTGTCATGTCCCCGAGCGCGACAGCGTGTATTACGCCTATTTCGAGCCGTATTCGTGGGAGCGCCACTTGCGCCTGCTGGGCCGCATCGATGCCGCGCCGCTGGCGCGGGTGGAAGACCTTGGCAGCACGCTCGACGGCCGCGACCTGAACCTGGCGGTGATCGGCGATCCTGCCGCGACCAAAAAAGTCTGGATCATCGCCCGTCAGCATCCGGGCGAGTCGATGGCACAATGGCTGGTCGAAGGCCTGGCCGAGGCGCTGCTCGATGCTGCCAATCCGCTGGCGCGCCGCCTGCTGCAGCAGGCCGTGTTCTACATCGTGCCGAACATGAACCCGGACGGTTCGGTGCGCGGCAACCTGCGCACCAACGCCGCCGGCGCCAACCTCAACCGCGAATGGATGGCGCCGTCGATGGAAAGCAGCCCGGAAGTCTTCCTGGTGAAGCACAGGATGTACGCAAGCGGCTGCGATCTCTTCCTCGACATTCACGGCGACGAAGCCCTGCCTTACGTGTTTGTCGCCGGCTGTGAAATGCTGGAAGACTTCAGTGCGCGCCAGGCGGCAGAGCAGCAAGCTTTCATCGAGGCATTCAGGCGCGCCAGTCCGGATTTCCAGACCAGGGTAGGGTATGAGCCCGGCAAGTACCAGGCCGACATGCTGAAGCTGGCCTCCAAGTACATCGGCCACGCCTTCAAGTGCGTCTCGCTAACGCTGGAAATGCCATTCAAGGACAATGCCGACTTGCCGGATGCTGCAGTCGGCTGGAATGGCGCGCGCAGCGCACGTCTGGGGCAGGCGATGTTGCAGCCGATTTTGCGGCATGTGGAGGGGAATGGCGGAACTTGA